The genomic interval CAAAACATTCTACATTAAATGGTGATGTAAAAATCAAAACGGCAGATGAAGGCGGTTTTAATGAAACATCGACCTTAACGAATTTGTTTTCATAAGCCTCAATACAATCAAGTCTGACGCCGTCCCGCTCCAAAATAAGATTAAGTTTTGAAACTGTTTTTTTAGCTTTTAAATAAAGTACTCTTTTTTTTCTAACCAATAAATGAGAAATTTCACAAGCAAAGGCGTTGCCCGTTCCTGCTCGTCCGATATAGATATTTTCAAAACCGAAATTTTTGGCGGCTTTAAATGTCGGAATACCTATTGTATAAATGTCTGTTTTAAGACTTGGCATTATTTGGTTATATTCAAGCGCTTTAACGGCATTTTTTGAAGTAAAAATTATCGCGTCGTAATTTTTTTCGATGTTAAAAATTTTAAATTTTATATCGCAAACTTTTAAATTTATTACTTTTTCATGCAAAAAAGGCGTATTTGAAACCAAATAAATCATTTTTTAAGCCACTTTTTTAAAATTTCAATTTGTACACGAACGCTTTCGTCTGCGGTGCCGCCATAACTTTTTCTTGAATTTTTGGAATTAAACAAATCAAGACATTTAAGCGCATTTTCATCAATTTCGCCATCTATTTTCTGTAAATTTTCCAAGCTCATTTCACTCAAATCAAGTCCCAAACTTTCAGCCGTTGCGACACATTTTCCAACGATAAAATGCGCTTTTCTAAACGGAATGTTTTTTTCACGTACCAAGTAATCAGCCAGATCAGTTGCCGTAAGATGACCTTTTTTGCAAGCTTTTAACATATTTTTCTCGTTAAATTTCGCTGTTTTTAACATTTCACGCAAAATCACAACAGAAGTATGCACCTCTTTTACACTATCAAAAACACATTCCTTATCTTCCTGCATATCTTTATTATAAGCTAAAGCCAGTCCTTTCATCGTCGTCAAAAGAGAGATTAAATTTCCATAAATCCGCCCTGTTTTACCACGAATAAGTTCGGCAACATCCGGATTTTTCTTTTGCGGCATTATAGAACTTCCTGTGGAAAAAGCGTCACTTATAGTTATAAACCCGAACTCTTGAGAATTCCATAAAATAAGTTCTTCACAAAGTCTTGATGTATGCGTAAAAACTACACTTATATTAAATAAAATTTCAAGCGCGAAATCTCTATCGCTGACACCGTCCATTGAATTT from Campylobacter hominis ATCC BAA-381 carries:
- a CDS encoding uroporphyrinogen-III synthase, producing the protein MIYLVSNTPFLHEKVINLKVCDIKFKIFNIEKNYDAIIFTSKNAVKALEYNQIMPSLKTDIYTIGIPTFKAAKNFGFENIYIGRAGTGNAFACEISHLLVRKKRVLYLKAKKTVSKLNLILERDGVRLDCIEAYENKFVKVDVSLKPPSSAVLIFTSPFNVECFVKNFGWDESWRAVAIGKTTAQSLEKYCEVAICGKVSIKDCVQTALKM
- the argH gene encoding argininosuccinate lyase, whose product is MQKLWEGRFSEASSALLEEFNASINFDKKLYKDDIEGSIAHSSMLANCGILSKDEVDKIKNGLNQILNEIESGNFEFKISDEDIHMAIEKRLAEIIGKNTAGRLHTARSRNDQVATDFRHFCMRENLAIAELLRTFVKALVEIAEKNIQTLMPGFTHLQHAQPISLAEHLLAYAFMFKRDFERFISSYERNNFSPLGSAALAGTPHMIDRFETAETLGFKAPMSNSMDGVSDRDFALEILFNISVVFTHTSRLCEELILWNSQEFGFITISDAFSTGSSIMPQKKNPDVAELIRGKTGRIYGNLISLLTTMKGLALAYNKDMQEDKECVFDSVKEVHTSVVILREMLKTAKFNEKNMLKACKKGHLTATDLADYLVREKNIPFRKAHFIVGKCVATAESLGLDLSEMSLENLQKIDGEIDENALKCLDLFNSKNSRKSYGGTADESVRVQIEILKKWLKK